From the Xyrauchen texanus isolate HMW12.3.18 chromosome 37, RBS_HiC_50CHRs, whole genome shotgun sequence genome, one window contains:
- the LOC127630674 gene encoding gamma-aminobutyric acid receptor subunit delta-like isoform X2, giving the protein MESLCFAVSIFWFVLVGGNRSARAMLSDIGDYVGTDIEISWLPNLDDLMKGYARNFRPGIGGPPVNVAMAIEVASIDHISEANMEYTMTVFLRQSWRDDRLSYNHTNKTLGLDSRFVDKLWVPDTFIVNAKYAWFHDVTVENKLIRLQPDGVILYSSRITSTVACDMDLTKYPMDEQECMLDLESYGYSSEDIVYHWSDSQKIIHGLDKLELSQFTITDYRFVTEMMNFKSAGRFPRLSLRFQLRRNRGVYIIQSYMPSILLVAMSWVSFWISQSAVPARVSLGITTVLTMTTLMVSARSSLPRASAIKALDVYFWICYVFVFAALIEYAFAHYNADYSKKEKAKVKTNKSSESMVKNGKQSMVLFSLSVAGMNQGLVISNRQNRAQRSTETPAEAPEESEVRASQSRRAQKENSEEKKCCKCKPIDADTIDIYARAVFPFTFAVVNVIYWVAYTM; this is encoded by the exons GGCCATGCTGAGTGATATAGGGGACTATGTGGGCACAGACATTGAAATCTCATGGTTGCCTAATCTCGATGATTTAATGAAAGGCTATGCTCGAAACTTTCGTCCAGGGATCGGAG GACCACCTGTGAATGTCGCCATGGCTATTGAAGTAGCCAGCATTGATCATATCTCAGAGGCCAACATG GAGTACACCATGACAGTATTTCTGCGGCAGAGCTGGAGAGACGACCGTCTTTCCTACAACCACACAAACAAAACTCTGGGTCTGGACAGCCGCTTTGTAGATAAACTCTGGGTACCAGACACATTCATCGTGAATGCCAAATACGCCTGGTTTCACGATGTCACAGTGGAGAACAAGCTCATACGGCTGCAGCCTGATGGAGTCATTCTGTACAGCAGcag AATTACATCTACAGTGGCCTGTGACATGGACCTTACCAAGTATCCCATGGATGAACAGGAATGCATGCTGGACCTGGAGAGCT ACGGCTACTCTTCAGAGGACATTGTATATCACTGGTCAGACAGTCAGAAAATTATCCACGGCCTGGACAAACTGGAGCTGTCGCAGTTCACCATCACAGATTACCGCTTCGTCACAGAGATGATGAACTTTAAATCTG CGGGGCGATTTCCACGACTCAGCTTACGTTTCCAGCTGAGGCGTAACCGAGGAGTTTACATCATCCAGTCCTACATGCCCTCCATCTTATTGGTTGCCATGTCATGGGTCTCTTTCTGGATCAGCCAATCAGCTGTGCCTGCAAGAGTGTCTTTAG GTATCACCACGGTGCTCACCATGACAACGCTAATGGTCAGCGCTCGTTCGTCGTTGCCGCGTGCCTCTGCAATTAAAGCTCTGGATGTGTATTTCTGGATCTGCTATGTCTTTGTATTTGCTGCCTTGATCGAGTATGCCTTTGCTCACTATAATGCAGACTACagcaagaaggagaaagccaaAGTCAAGACAAACAAGAGTTCAGAG TCTATGGTGAAGAATGGAAAGCAGTCCATGGTTCTGTTCTCTTTGTCTGTGGCTGGCATGAACCAGGGCCTCGTGATCTCAAACAGGCAGAATCGAGCCCAGCGCTCCACCGAGACTCCTGCAGAAGCACCGGAGGAGAGTGAGGTGCGTGCCTCTCAGTCCCGTCGAGCTCAGAAGGAAAACAGCGAGGAGAAGAAATGCTGCAAGTGTAAACCCATCGATGCGGATACCATCGATATCTATGCTCGTGCTGTCTTCCCCTTCACCTTCGCTGTGGTCAATGTCATCTACTGGGTGGCATACACAATGTGA
- the LOC127630674 gene encoding gamma-aminobutyric acid receptor subunit delta-like isoform X1 — protein sequence MESLCFAVSIFWFVLVGGNRSARAMLSDIGDYVGTDIEISWLPNLDDLMKGYARNFRPGIGGPPVNVAMAIEVASIDHISEANMEYTMTVFLRQSWRDDRLSYNHTNKTLGLDSRFVDKLWVPDTFIVNAKYAWFHDVTVENKLIRLQPDGVILYSSRITSTVACDMDLTKYPMDEQECMLDLESFGPVPNSSAPAQLQWAPSLDCVFSLRDGYSSEDIVYHWSDSQKIIHGLDKLELSQFTITDYRFVTEMMNFKSAGRFPRLSLRFQLRRNRGVYIIQSYMPSILLVAMSWVSFWISQSAVPARVSLGITTVLTMTTLMVSARSSLPRASAIKALDVYFWICYVFVFAALIEYAFAHYNADYSKKEKAKVKTNKSSESMVKNGKQSMVLFSLSVAGMNQGLVISNRQNRAQRSTETPAEAPEESEVRASQSRRAQKENSEEKKCCKCKPIDADTIDIYARAVFPFTFAVVNVIYWVAYTM from the exons GGCCATGCTGAGTGATATAGGGGACTATGTGGGCACAGACATTGAAATCTCATGGTTGCCTAATCTCGATGATTTAATGAAAGGCTATGCTCGAAACTTTCGTCCAGGGATCGGAG GACCACCTGTGAATGTCGCCATGGCTATTGAAGTAGCCAGCATTGATCATATCTCAGAGGCCAACATG GAGTACACCATGACAGTATTTCTGCGGCAGAGCTGGAGAGACGACCGTCTTTCCTACAACCACACAAACAAAACTCTGGGTCTGGACAGCCGCTTTGTAGATAAACTCTGGGTACCAGACACATTCATCGTGAATGCCAAATACGCCTGGTTTCACGATGTCACAGTGGAGAACAAGCTCATACGGCTGCAGCCTGATGGAGTCATTCTGTACAGCAGcag AATTACATCTACAGTGGCCTGTGACATGGACCTTACCAAGTATCCCATGGATGAACAGGAATGCATGCTGGACCTGGAGAGCT TTGGTCCTGTACCCAACTCGTCTGCCCCAGCCCAGCTTCAGTGGGCTCCAAGTCTGGACTGTGTTTTTTCCCTGCGGG ACGGCTACTCTTCAGAGGACATTGTATATCACTGGTCAGACAGTCAGAAAATTATCCACGGCCTGGACAAACTGGAGCTGTCGCAGTTCACCATCACAGATTACCGCTTCGTCACAGAGATGATGAACTTTAAATCTG CGGGGCGATTTCCACGACTCAGCTTACGTTTCCAGCTGAGGCGTAACCGAGGAGTTTACATCATCCAGTCCTACATGCCCTCCATCTTATTGGTTGCCATGTCATGGGTCTCTTTCTGGATCAGCCAATCAGCTGTGCCTGCAAGAGTGTCTTTAG GTATCACCACGGTGCTCACCATGACAACGCTAATGGTCAGCGCTCGTTCGTCGTTGCCGCGTGCCTCTGCAATTAAAGCTCTGGATGTGTATTTCTGGATCTGCTATGTCTTTGTATTTGCTGCCTTGATCGAGTATGCCTTTGCTCACTATAATGCAGACTACagcaagaaggagaaagccaaAGTCAAGACAAACAAGAGTTCAGAG TCTATGGTGAAGAATGGAAAGCAGTCCATGGTTCTGTTCTCTTTGTCTGTGGCTGGCATGAACCAGGGCCTCGTGATCTCAAACAGGCAGAATCGAGCCCAGCGCTCCACCGAGACTCCTGCAGAAGCACCGGAGGAGAGTGAGGTGCGTGCCTCTCAGTCCCGTCGAGCTCAGAAGGAAAACAGCGAGGAGAAGAAATGCTGCAAGTGTAAACCCATCGATGCGGATACCATCGATATCTATGCTCGTGCTGTCTTCCCCTTCACCTTCGCTGTGGTCAATGTCATCTACTGGGTGGCATACACAATGTGA